A genome region from Dehalococcoidia bacterium includes the following:
- a CDS encoding methylated-DNA--[protein]-cysteine S-methyltransferase: MRRKLVQTPLGLVPLVFTASGLRAVGMPAVSAAEAEAWAADMGARDEADDPLAQEVAMLLQRYGAGIPTSFLSIPLDWEGVSHFCRRVLEEVRLIPWGEVRTYSWLALMVGQPRGARAVGQALARNPFPIVVPCHRVVGRDGSFRGYGGGIEWKERLLRLEGLEVGLHLAPRLQKGPQVGY, translated from the coding sequence GTGAGGCGGAAGCTGGTCCAGACCCCCCTGGGCCTTGTGCCTCTGGTCTTCACCGCCTCCGGCCTTAGGGCGGTGGGGATGCCCGCCGTCTCAGCAGCCGAGGCTGAGGCCTGGGCCGCTGACATGGGCGCCAGGGACGAGGCGGATGACCCTTTGGCACAAGAGGTGGCCATGCTCCTGCAGCGGTACGGTGCTGGCATCCCCACATCATTCCTCTCCATTCCCCTGGACTGGGAGGGGGTGAGCCATTTCTGCCGGCGTGTGCTGGAGGAGGTGCGCCTCATACCGTGGGGGGAGGTGCGCACCTACTCCTGGCTGGCCCTAATGGTGGGCCAGCCGCGGGGGGCCCGGGCTGTCGGCCAGGCCCTGGCCCGCAACCCCTTTCCCATAGTCGTACCTTGTCACCGCGTGGTGGGAAGGGATGGATCTTTTCGGGGGTATGGCGGGGGTATAGAGTGGAAAGAGCGTCTTCTTCGCCTGGAGGGATTAGAAGTAGGCCTTCACCTCGCCCCACGGCTCCAAAAGGGCCCTCAGGTGGGATACTAG
- a CDS encoding transglutaminase domain-containing protein — protein MTAARQAARWMVDWEEWLSLGLAYLVFLSVAWSIQRASWASPMPSLWLLGIGGLLAGWVLARLPMPWPLAWGTAVVWGLLATFLQALFLIPGAGLGEKVDILYLRFERYFHIVFSGGISNDTLPFLVLVAGLTFGGAFLMAWSLFRWHTAWPALALGGATLLVNFVVLDRGVLGAFLLFAISGLLLLARANLMGHQRRWQREGVAYPALLSPAHLHLAFWGVLLLLLVAWTVPTAYGRPLAHLWGAVSAPFRGLADDWARLVGPLRGGRLPRGVDLSQVLPLRGGLGLPIDGELARVRLPEDSKPVPLLLRIAAYEDYALGGWKASRRTEVEWPFQALEPPQNLPVEPTTVQVEVLRGGAPASLVMVPGQPLPVAFITADGTLKVKALVPDEAILKVSWQDGEPRVAKGKEVPDVLRSVGVSWDDEALRRALLRQGYLLLRADRRDGRLKMVEVVPLEAVASSTLMPQHSLSPGATYRAVGVVPAPPTDSSSQGSADYPWWVRDIYLALPPELPARVVELARQVAGQAPTPLAKVQAIRRFLSRYPVDQLLETPPGRDVVDHFLFEARRGPVEAHASAMVIMLRAVGVPARLAVGLLLSPGDYDEEAKAYRVTASRAMAWPEVYFPGHGWVPFAPDREDVGIFNALFQYGLPVPIGLFGPLGPEDSLLAEILGTPEPPLEGTPSPQVGSGRGVGGPLMWALLATAGAIALGGVALRLIWQKLFSRLPEAQQIWEKTVLLAGWAGLGPRPGETPHEFARRLGRALPGFSDLTPLAHGYCLSRYGRRPPPQQLLEHLQRLWPHLRGALLWQMVRRPWRVGRAS, from the coding sequence ATGACGGCGGCGCGACAGGCGGCGCGGTGGATGGTGGACTGGGAGGAGTGGCTCAGCCTCGGCCTGGCCTATCTGGTCTTCTTGAGCGTAGCCTGGAGCATCCAGCGGGCCTCCTGGGCTAGCCCCATGCCTTCTCTTTGGCTGCTGGGCATTGGGGGCCTTTTGGCTGGTTGGGTCCTGGCCCGTCTGCCCATGCCCTGGCCTCTGGCCTGGGGAACGGCGGTGGTGTGGGGGCTTTTGGCCACCTTCCTGCAGGCCCTCTTCCTCATCCCAGGGGCGGGGCTTGGGGAGAAGGTGGACATCCTCTACCTGCGCTTTGAGCGCTACTTTCACATCGTCTTCTCGGGCGGCATCAGCAACGACACGTTGCCCTTCTTGGTGCTGGTGGCGGGCCTCACCTTTGGCGGGGCCTTCCTGATGGCGTGGTCTTTGTTCCGGTGGCACACGGCCTGGCCAGCGTTGGCCCTGGGTGGGGCCACCTTGCTGGTGAACTTCGTGGTCCTGGACCGGGGGGTGTTGGGGGCCTTCCTCCTGTTCGCCATCTCGGGGTTACTGCTGTTGGCGCGCGCCAACCTGATGGGCCACCAGCGCCGTTGGCAGCGGGAGGGGGTGGCCTACCCTGCCCTGCTGAGCCCTGCCCACCTCCATCTGGCCTTCTGGGGTGTCCTGCTCCTCTTGTTGGTGGCCTGGACGGTGCCCACGGCCTACGGACGCCCCCTGGCCCACCTATGGGGGGCGGTGAGCGCCCCCTTCAGGGGCCTGGCCGACGATTGGGCGCGCCTGGTGGGCCCCCTCAGGGGTGGCCGGCTTCCCCGAGGTGTAGACCTGTCCCAGGTGTTGCCCTTGCGGGGGGGCCTGGGCCTGCCCATAGACGGCGAACTGGCGCGAGTGCGCCTGCCTGAGGATTCCAAGCCCGTGCCCCTCCTCCTGCGCATCGCTGCCTATGAGGATTACGCCTTGGGGGGATGGAAGGCCAGCCGAAGGACGGAGGTGGAGTGGCCCTTCCAGGCCCTGGAGCCCCCCCAGAACCTGCCCGTGGAGCCCACCACGGTGCAGGTAGAGGTGCTAAGGGGAGGGGCGCCCGCCTCCCTCGTAATGGTGCCTGGCCAGCCCCTCCCGGTGGCCTTCATCACCGCCGATGGCACCTTAAAGGTGAAGGCCTTAGTCCCTGATGAGGCCATACTCAAGGTCTCTTGGCAGGACGGAGAGCCCAGGGTTGCCAAAGGGAAGGAAGTCCCCGATGTCCTTAGGAGCGTGGGCGTTTCCTGGGACGACGAAGCCCTGCGCCGCGCCCTGCTGCGCCAAGGCTACTTGCTCCTCCGGGCCGACCGCCGCGATGGGCGCCTGAAAATGGTGGAGGTGGTGCCCCTGGAGGCGGTGGCCTCTTCCACCCTGATGCCTCAGCATAGCCTCTCCCCAGGAGCCACCTACCGGGCCGTGGGCGTGGTCCCCGCCCCCCCTACGGACAGCTCGAGCCAGGGGTCCGCCGATTACCCTTGGTGGGTGAGGGATATATACCTGGCCCTGCCGCCCGAGCTGCCGGCGCGGGTGGTGGAGCTAGCGCGCCAAGTGGCCGGTCAAGCCCCCACGCCACTGGCCAAGGTTCAAGCCATCAGGCGTTTCCTCTCTAGGTACCCTGTGGACCAGCTCTTGGAGACGCCCCCAGGCCGGGACGTGGTGGATCACTTCCTGTTTGAGGCACGGCGGGGCCCGGTGGAGGCGCACGCCTCGGCCATGGTCATCATGCTCAGGGCAGTGGGGGTGCCGGCGCGGCTGGCTGTGGGGCTCCTCCTCTCCCCAGGTGACTACGATGAAGAAGCGAAGGCCTATCGCGTCACTGCTAGTCGGGCCATGGCCTGGCCTGAGGTCTATTTCCCAGGACATGGGTGGGTCCCCTTTGCCCCTGACAGGGAGGACGTAGGCATCTTCAATGCCCTCTTCCAGTACGGCCTTCCCGTGCCCATCGGCCTCTTCGGCCCCCTAGGCCCTGAGGACTCCCTCCTTGCGGAGATCCTGGGCACACCCGAGCCACCGCTGGAGGGGACTCCCTCGCCGCAGGTAGGTAGTGGGAGGGGGGTGGGAGGGCCCCTAATGTGGGCCCTCTTGGCAACAGCCGGGGCCATCGCCTTGGGAGGGGTGGCTCTCCGCCTTATCTGGCAGAAGCTCTTCTCCCGTTTGCCCGAGGCGCAGCAGATCTGGGAGAAGACGGTGCTCCTGGCAGGATGGGCGGGGCTAGGGCCTAGGCCTGGCGAGACCCCCCATGAGTTTGCTCGTCGCCTGGGCCGGGCCCTGCCGGGATTCAGCGACCTCACGCCTCTGGCCCACGGCTACTGTCTGAGCCGCTACGGCCGCCGTCCGCCGCCCCAGCAGCTTTTGGAGCACCTGCAGCGGCTCTGGCCTCACCTCCGGGGGGCTCTGCTATGGCAGATGGTGCGCCGTCCTTGGCGTGTGGGTAGAGCATCGTGA
- a CDS encoding alpha/beta fold hydrolase yields the protein MPTVQANGINIYYVEEGQGPPLLMIMGFGGQHHSWGDETVRLLSRHFRTIRFDNRGAGHSDKPQVEYSIAMMADDAAGLLQALGLSRAHVYGVSMGGMIAQELALRHPHLVGGLVLGCTTPGWVKGVPPRPEVIQLMMPEPGLSREEQIRKSWPAICSPRFLEEGREFLELMLRRSLENPTPVDTMNRQAAAIQAFDSYDRLPQIRAPTLIIHGDQDVLIPPQNAYILHERIPGSRLVIIEGAGHVYFWEKPAESCQTIVEFLSQVPMKT from the coding sequence ATGCCCACGGTGCAGGCCAACGGCATCAACATCTACTACGTGGAGGAAGGGCAAGGCCCACCCCTTCTCATGATCATGGGCTTCGGTGGCCAGCACCACTCCTGGGGCGACGAGACCGTCCGCCTCCTCTCCCGTCACTTCCGCACCATTCGCTTCGATAACCGGGGCGCCGGCCACTCGGACAAGCCCCAGGTGGAATACTCCATCGCCATGATGGCCGACGACGCCGCCGGTCTGTTGCAGGCCCTGGGCCTTTCCAGGGCTCACGTCTACGGCGTCTCCATGGGTGGCATGATCGCCCAAGAGCTGGCCTTGCGACACCCCCATCTGGTGGGCGGGCTGGTGCTGGGTTGCACCACCCCTGGCTGGGTCAAGGGCGTGCCCCCAAGGCCTGAGGTGATCCAACTCATGATGCCTGAGCCGGGCCTCTCCCGCGAGGAGCAGATTCGCAAATCGTGGCCAGCCATCTGCTCACCCCGCTTCCTGGAGGAGGGGAGGGAGTTCCTAGAGCTCATGCTCCGTCGGTCTCTGGAGAACCCCACCCCCGTCGATACCATGAACCGCCAAGCGGCGGCCATCCAGGCCTTCGACTCCTATGACCGCCTGCCCCAGATCAGGGCCCCCACCCTCATCATCCACGGCGACCAGGACGTACTCATTCCACCCCAGAACGCCTACATCCTGCACGAGCGTATCCCCGGCTCCCGCCTGGTCATCATCGAGGGGGCGGGGCATGTCTACTTCTGGGAGAAGCCAGCGGAGTCATGCCAGACCATCGTGGAGTTCCTGTCACAGGTGCCGATGAAGACCTAG
- a CDS encoding DUF58 domain-containing protein, whose translation MSGAVGGARGARSSALARWRRLPWNLVWALALASALLVLGWASGYWILLRAAYLLLALVVLAWVWSRFSLRGLEVEVERRPARLQAGQDVTIEVRVRNSSNFPKLWLEVEDITEVPGGRAKAVLMVAAHGYRVWQARIPCPRRGRYRFGPLVMTGGDPFGLFRRAKSFGGRWEVLVYPAPVPLPYFWVPAAQFPGEGPLGRPSPYLSPSAAGVREYEPGDPVSRIHWLTTARLGRLMAKTFDYHPASDVWLVLDLEEGVHAGQGEESTEEYMVTAACSMARRLLDADLRVGMVGIGREPILLPPARGPHQYERMAEALALVRADGRTPLDQVLVGHQRSFGRNSTLVVITPSPTQQWAEVLANLGRRGIQAVAVLLEADTFGGAKGPILPYGALVAGDVLVYCLRRGDDLSLALGLRGARHLPGRGAVPRRDGG comes from the coding sequence ATGTCTGGGGCGGTTGGTGGTGCCAGGGGTGCGCGCTCGTCGGCCCTAGCACGCTGGCGGCGTTTGCCCTGGAACCTGGTGTGGGCCCTGGCCTTGGCCTCGGCCCTGCTGGTGCTGGGGTGGGCCTCGGGCTACTGGATCCTGCTGCGAGCGGCCTATCTGCTGCTGGCCTTGGTGGTGCTGGCCTGGGTATGGAGTCGCTTCAGCTTGCGGGGCTTGGAGGTGGAGGTGGAGCGGCGGCCCGCGCGTCTACAGGCCGGCCAGGATGTGACCATCGAGGTGCGGGTGCGCAACTCCAGCAACTTCCCCAAGCTGTGGTTGGAGGTGGAGGATATCACCGAGGTGCCAGGGGGGCGGGCCAAGGCGGTGCTCATGGTGGCGGCCCATGGGTATCGCGTATGGCAGGCCAGGATACCGTGCCCCCGGCGGGGACGGTACAGGTTTGGGCCCTTGGTGATGACGGGGGGCGACCCTTTTGGGCTATTCCGGAGGGCCAAGTCCTTTGGTGGCCGGTGGGAGGTCCTGGTCTACCCTGCGCCTGTCCCCCTCCCCTACTTTTGGGTGCCGGCTGCTCAATTCCCCGGGGAGGGGCCTCTGGGCCGCCCATCCCCATATCTCAGCCCCAGCGCCGCTGGTGTCCGTGAATACGAGCCTGGGGACCCCGTGAGTCGCATCCACTGGCTCACCACCGCCCGCTTAGGGCGCCTCATGGCCAAGACCTTCGACTATCACCCCGCTAGCGACGTCTGGCTGGTTTTGGACCTGGAGGAGGGGGTGCATGCGGGGCAGGGGGAGGAGAGCACCGAGGAGTATATGGTGACGGCTGCCTGCTCCATGGCCCGCCGCCTCCTGGACGCTGACCTGCGAGTGGGGATGGTGGGGATAGGCAGGGAGCCCATCCTCCTGCCGCCGGCCCGGGGGCCTCATCAGTACGAGCGCATGGCCGAAGCCCTGGCCCTGGTGCGGGCCGATGGCCGGACGCCCCTGGACCAGGTGCTGGTGGGCCACCAGCGGAGCTTTGGCCGCAACAGCACACTGGTGGTCATCACCCCTTCGCCTACCCAGCAATGGGCCGAGGTGTTGGCCAACCTGGGTCGGCGGGGGATACAGGCGGTGGCTGTCCTCCTGGAGGCCGATACCTTCGGGGGGGCCAAGGGCCCCATCCTCCCCTACGGGGCCCTGGTGGCCGGCGATGTGCTGGTCTATTGCCTGCGCCGGGGGGATGACCTCTCCCTGGCCCTGGGCCTGCGGGGGGCCCGGCACCTCCCGGGCAGGGGTGCCGTCCCTAGGAGGGATGGAGGATGA
- a CDS encoding DNA polymerase III subunit alpha: MFVHLHLHTEYSLLDGLCKIPALMERVRELGQEAVAITDHGVLYGAIQFYREAKSRGIKPIIGVEAYVAQGSRHSRDPQEKQPYHMIILARNLRGYQNLIQLMTKAHLEGFFYKPRIDRELLEAHAEGLVGLSGCVSGEIPRLLLAGRYEEAMRLARYYREVFDGHFYLEIQEHQLEEGPTLNRQLVRLSRETGIPLVATNDVHYIHKEDWALQEVRLCISTGTTLDDPHRMRMAGDPTSYYLKSEEEMRQLFPELPEAIDNTWMVAESCHLELEFGQLHIPEAEVPAGFTPHQYLTHLCQEGLLRRYGPHNEEARRRLEYELAVVQDTGFTNYILVVYQIAKYARERGIFMGVRGSAAASIILYCLGVTDIDPLEHRLVFERFIHHQRKEMPDVDLDFAEDRRDEMIRYAAERYGRDRVAQIITFGTLGARASLRDVGRALGWSYADVDRVARMVPHLPPSFGVVTIERALQESPQLRQAYESDPQVRRLVDIARALEGVARHASTHAAGLVIAPRPLTEFLPLQRPPSGRDDPHALPTTQYDMDDVAALGLLKMDFLGLANLTILRTALDLIRETRGIDIDLGQLPDGDPETYQMLSRGETFGVFQLESAGMRRYIQELRPTSIKDLAAMVALYRPGPMQHIPTYIRAKHGLAPIRYPHPDLAEILDETYGVIVYQDQVLLIAQKFAGYSLGEADLMRKAMGKKIRSLMEAERERFIQGAMARGYSKETAETIFELIEPFAGYAFNKAHAVSYARIAYQTAYLKAHYPEEYMTAVLRLASRRPDPTARVAEAYAECLRLGIPVLPPDVNRSQVNFSLEEHEGRRAIRFGLANIKNVGEGVAEDIVAERQRGGPFKGVEDFFCRLPQGAIHKRALESLVKAGALDSLGADRGAILAALDKLVALAQQSVRARETGQASLFDLWGGGDGMNHIDLPNVRAPQGRRLSWEKELLGVYFSEHPFSRAARELAPYLSCHLAEISPEMDGRDVVVGGYVAHVRTLSTRDGRQFCTVQLEDLSGVAELTIWPETLEETRPLWRHGNIVVARARVRHRGEERVQLSVLRAVAYQDGPFDPSTLGISTQSPQTNNGRRLHLLLQETEDTEGDQERLRQVMGLLRSYPGGDPVVLSIRQKDGEEVDLALPKVHLCQELVSHLRALLEPWGEVKAYF, translated from the coding sequence ATGTTTGTTCACCTTCACCTTCACACGGAGTACTCTCTCCTGGACGGCCTTTGCAAGATCCCGGCCCTTATGGAGCGGGTGCGGGAGCTAGGCCAGGAGGCGGTGGCCATCACCGACCATGGCGTTCTCTATGGGGCCATCCAGTTCTATCGGGAGGCCAAGAGCCGGGGGATAAAGCCCATCATCGGGGTGGAGGCGTATGTGGCCCAGGGCTCTCGGCACAGCCGCGACCCTCAAGAAAAGCAGCCCTATCACATGATCATCTTGGCCCGCAACCTGCGCGGCTATCAGAACCTCATCCAGCTCATGACCAAGGCCCATCTGGAGGGCTTCTTCTACAAGCCCCGCATCGACCGCGAGCTGCTGGAGGCCCACGCCGAGGGGCTGGTGGGCCTATCGGGGTGCGTCTCGGGCGAGATACCTAGGCTCCTTCTGGCTGGGCGCTATGAGGAGGCCATGCGCCTGGCTCGCTACTACCGGGAGGTATTTGATGGCCACTTCTACCTGGAGATCCAGGAGCACCAGCTGGAGGAGGGCCCCACCCTCAACCGCCAGCTGGTGAGGCTCTCCCGGGAGACGGGCATCCCCCTGGTGGCCACCAACGACGTCCACTACATCCATAAGGAGGACTGGGCCCTCCAGGAGGTGCGATTGTGCATCAGCACCGGCACCACCCTGGACGACCCCCACCGCATGCGCATGGCTGGCGACCCCACCTCCTATTACCTCAAGTCGGAGGAGGAGATGCGCCAGCTCTTCCCCGAGCTGCCGGAGGCCATCGACAACACCTGGATGGTGGCGGAGAGCTGCCACCTGGAGCTGGAGTTCGGCCAGCTCCACATCCCCGAGGCAGAGGTGCCAGCGGGCTTCACCCCCCATCAATACCTCACTCACCTCTGCCAGGAGGGACTTCTGCGCCGGTACGGCCCTCACAACGAGGAGGCCCGCCGCCGCCTGGAATATGAGCTGGCGGTGGTCCAGGATACGGGCTTTACCAACTACATACTGGTGGTCTATCAGATCGCCAAGTATGCCCGCGAGCGCGGCATCTTCATGGGCGTGCGGGGCTCTGCTGCCGCCTCCATCATCCTCTATTGCCTAGGGGTCACGGACATCGACCCTCTGGAGCACCGGCTGGTCTTCGAGCGTTTTATCCACCACCAGCGCAAGGAGATGCCCGACGTGGATCTGGACTTCGCCGAGGACCGGCGGGACGAGATGATCCGCTACGCCGCCGAGCGGTACGGGCGCGACCGGGTGGCCCAGATCATCACCTTCGGCACCCTGGGGGCCCGCGCCTCCCTGCGAGACGTGGGGCGGGCCCTGGGCTGGAGCTACGCCGACGTGGACCGAGTGGCCAGGATGGTGCCCCACCTGCCCCCATCCTTCGGGGTGGTGACCATCGAGCGGGCCCTCCAGGAGAGCCCCCAGCTGCGCCAGGCCTATGAGTCGGACCCTCAGGTGCGGCGACTGGTGGATATCGCCCGCGCCCTGGAAGGGGTGGCCAGGCATGCCTCCACCCATGCTGCCGGCCTGGTCATCGCTCCCAGGCCTCTTACCGAGTTCCTCCCCCTCCAAAGGCCCCCCTCGGGGCGCGACGACCCCCATGCCCTCCCCACCACCCAGTACGACATGGATGACGTGGCCGCCCTGGGCCTTTTGAAGATGGACTTCTTAGGCCTGGCTAACCTCACCATCCTGCGCACCGCCCTAGACCTCATCCGCGAGACGCGGGGCATCGACATCGACCTGGGCCAACTCCCCGACGGCGATCCCGAGACCTACCAGATGCTTTCGCGAGGGGAGACCTTCGGCGTCTTCCAGCTGGAGTCGGCGGGGATGCGCCGCTACATCCAGGAGCTGCGCCCTACCTCCATCAAGGACCTGGCGGCCATGGTGGCCCTTTACCGCCCCGGCCCCATGCAGCACATCCCCACCTATATCCGGGCCAAGCACGGCCTGGCGCCCATCCGCTATCCCCACCCCGATCTGGCCGAGATCCTGGACGAGACCTATGGGGTCATCGTCTACCAGGACCAGGTGCTGCTCATCGCCCAGAAGTTCGCCGGCTACTCCCTGGGGGAGGCGGACCTCATGCGCAAGGCCATGGGCAAGAAGATCCGCTCCCTCATGGAGGCGGAGCGGGAGCGGTTCATCCAGGGGGCCATGGCCCGCGGCTACTCCAAGGAGACGGCCGAGACCATCTTCGAGCTTATCGAGCCCTTCGCTGGATATGCCTTTAACAAGGCCCATGCCGTCTCCTACGCCCGCATCGCCTATCAGACGGCCTATCTCAAGGCCCACTACCCTGAGGAGTACATGACGGCCGTCCTGCGGCTGGCCAGCCGCCGCCCCGACCCCACGGCGCGGGTGGCCGAGGCCTACGCCGAATGCCTCCGCCTGGGCATCCCCGTCCTGCCTCCTGATGTTAACCGCAGCCAGGTCAACTTCAGCCTGGAGGAACACGAGGGCCGGCGGGCCATCCGCTTCGGCCTAGCCAACATCAAGAACGTGGGCGAAGGGGTGGCCGAGGATATAGTGGCCGAGCGTCAGCGGGGCGGGCCCTTCAAAGGGGTGGAGGACTTCTTCTGCCGCCTCCCCCAAGGCGCCATCCACAAGCGGGCGTTGGAGAGCCTCGTTAAGGCTGGCGCCTTGGACTCCCTCGGCGCCGACCGCGGCGCCATCTTGGCCGCTTTGGACAAGCTGGTCGCCTTGGCCCAGCAGTCGGTGCGGGCCCGGGAGACGGGGCAGGCTAGCCTCTTCGACCTCTGGGGCGGAGGGGATGGCATGAATCATATCGACCTGCCCAACGTGCGGGCCCCCCAGGGGCGTCGCCTCTCCTGGGAGAAGGAGCTCTTGGGCGTCTACTTCTCAGAGCACCCCTTCTCCCGGGCAGCGCGGGAGCTGGCTCCCTACCTCTCCTGCCACCTGGCGGAGATATCGCCGGAGATGGACGGGCGAGATGTGGTGGTGGGCGGATACGTAGCCCATGTGCGCACCCTCTCCACCCGCGATGGCCGCCAGTTCTGCACCGTCCAACTAGAAGACCTCTCAGGGGTGGCCGAGCTGACCATCTGGCCCGAGACCCTGGAGGAGACGCGCCCTCTCTGGCGCCACGGCAACATCGTGGTGGCCCGGGCGCGCGTGCGCCACCGGGGTGAGGAGAGGGTGCAGCTGAGCGTGCTGCGGGCCGTGGCCTATCAGGATGGTCCCTTCGACCCCTCCACCCTGGGCATCTCCACCCAAAGCCCCCAGACCAACAATGGCCGCCGCCTCCACCTCCTCCTTCAGGAGACGGAGGACACAGAAGGTGACCAGGAGAGGTTGCGCCAAGTCATGGGCCTCCTGAGGTCATACCCCGGTGGCGACCCCGTGGTCCTCTCCATACGCCAGAAGGATGGGGAGGAGGTGGACCTGGCTCTACCCAAGGTCCACCTCTGTCAGGAGCTAGTATCCCACCTGAGGGCCCTTTTGGAGCCGTGGGGCGAGGTGAAGGCCTACTTCTAA
- a CDS encoding SDR family oxidoreductase: protein MRLEGKVAIVTGAASGIGRATALVFAQEGARVMCTDINGEGVKATADAIISKGGEAAWMQVDVAREEDVRRMVQETVNRFGRLDVLFNNAGVEMVAPISEVSEERWRWLMDINLKGVYLGCKHAVPEMAKVGGGAIINTASVAGIEGIAGLSTYCASKGGVILLTKALAVELAPLGIRVNAVCPGVIRTPMVERGLPDLFAANPEEAWRRLGRLHPLGRVGEPEEVARAVLFLASDEASFITGVALPVDGGWTGGTALQLTP from the coding sequence ATGAGGTTGGAGGGCAAGGTCGCCATCGTCACCGGGGCCGCCTCGGGCATCGGCAGGGCCACCGCCCTGGTGTTCGCCCAGGAGGGGGCGCGGGTCATGTGCACCGACATCAACGGCGAGGGGGTCAAGGCCACCGCCGATGCCATCATCTCCAAAGGGGGAGAGGCGGCCTGGATGCAGGTGGACGTGGCCCGTGAGGAAGACGTGCGCCGTATGGTCCAGGAGACGGTGAACCGCTTCGGCCGACTAGATGTGCTGTTCAATAACGCCGGCGTGGAGATGGTGGCGCCCATTAGCGAGGTGTCGGAGGAGCGGTGGCGCTGGCTCATGGACATCAACCTCAAAGGAGTGTACCTAGGCTGCAAGCACGCCGTGCCCGAGATGGCCAAAGTGGGCGGGGGGGCCATCATCAACACAGCCTCGGTGGCAGGCATCGAGGGCATAGCCGGCCTCTCCACTTATTGTGCCTCCAAGGGCGGGGTCATCCTCCTCACCAAGGCGCTGGCCGTAGAGCTGGCACCCCTGGGCATCCGCGTCAACGCCGTCTGCCCAGGGGTCATCCGCACGCCCATGGTGGAGCGCGGCCTGCCCGACCTGTTCGCCGCCAACCCTGAGGAGGCATGGCGGCGCCTGGGGCGGCTCCACCCCCTAGGCCGGGTGGGCGAGCCGGAGGAGGTGGCCAGAGCAGTGCTCTTCCTGGCCTCCGACGAGGCCTCCTTCATCACCGGCGTGGCCCTGCCGGTGGACGGGGGCTGGACGGGGGGCACCGCCCTGCAGCTGACGCCCTAA
- a CDS encoding LLM class flavin-dependent oxidoreductase produces the protein MSEVKFGVVMPWAAVRLEEAERAEELGFDSIWTSEHIFFYGPILDAFTSLAAIAARTKRILLGTAVTLLPLRPAAVVAKEATTVDIISGGRLILGIGVGGEFPKEFEACGVPVRERGARANEAIRILRLLWREDDVRYEGRFWRLPGVTLQPKPVQPGGPPIWVAGRSEAAMRRAGRLGDGYMPYLFSPERFRDGWEKVRRYAQEAGRDPDQITPALYQFISLGDSYEEAKARAVQDLSVRYNQPFEGIVDRYVVMGRPEECVRRLEQYVEAGVRHFLLVPIFPQGRFLEHLEVYARDVIPRLR, from the coding sequence ATGAGCGAGGTCAAGTTCGGTGTGGTGATGCCCTGGGCGGCCGTCCGCCTGGAGGAGGCGGAGCGGGCGGAGGAACTGGGGTTCGATTCCATATGGACATCGGAGCACATCTTCTTTTACGGGCCCATACTGGATGCCTTCACCTCCTTAGCGGCCATCGCCGCCCGCACCAAGCGGATCCTTTTGGGAACGGCGGTGACCTTGCTCCCCCTGCGGCCGGCGGCGGTGGTGGCTAAGGAGGCCACCACCGTGGACATCATCTCCGGGGGGCGCCTCATCCTGGGGATAGGGGTTGGGGGCGAGTTCCCCAAGGAGTTCGAGGCCTGCGGCGTGCCGGTGCGCGAGCGGGGGGCCAGGGCCAACGAGGCCATCCGCATCCTCCGCCTGCTGTGGCGGGAGGACGACGTACGCTATGAGGGACGGTTCTGGCGGCTGCCGGGCGTCACCCTTCAGCCCAAGCCCGTCCAGCCTGGGGGGCCGCCCATCTGGGTGGCGGGGCGCTCGGAGGCGGCCATGCGGCGGGCAGGCAGGCTGGGGGATGGCTACATGCCATACCTATTCTCCCCCGAGCGGTTCCGGGACGGCTGGGAGAAGGTGCGACGTTACGCCCAGGAGGCGGGAAGAGACCCCGACCAGATCACCCCTGCCCTATACCAGTTCATCTCCCTGGGCGACTCCTATGAGGAGGCCAAGGCACGGGCGGTGCAGGACCTCTCGGTGCGCTATAACCAACCCTTCGAGGGGATCGTGGACCGCTATGTGGTGATGGGGAGGCCGGAGGAGTGCGTGCGGCGTCTGGAGCAGTACGTGGAGGCTGGGGTGAGGCACTTCCTCTTGGTGCCCATCTTCCCCCAGGGGCGCTTTCTGGAGCACCTGGAGGTCTACGCGCGGGACGTCATCCCCCGCCTGCGCTAG